In Musa acuminata AAA Group cultivar baxijiao chromosome BXJ2-10, Cavendish_Baxijiao_AAA, whole genome shotgun sequence, a genomic segment contains:
- the LOC135624240 gene encoding nascent polypeptide-associated complex subunit alpha-like protein 1, with amino-acid sequence MTAQTQEELLAAHLEQQKIDPDEPVVEDDEEEDDDDDEDDDKDDAEGQAGDASGRSKQSRSEKKSRKAMLKLGMKPIPGVSRVTVKKSKNILFVISKPDVFKSPTSDTYVIFGEAKIEDLSSQLQTQAAEQFKAPDLSHVISKPEPSAAAHDDEEVDETGVELKDIELVMTQAGVSRSKAVKALKAADGDIVTAIMELTN; translated from the exons ATGACTGCCCAAACGCAAGAAGAACTCCTCGCTGCTCATCTCGAGCAACAAAAGATCGAC CCTGATGAACCTGTCGTTGAAGATGACGAagaggaggatgatgatgatgatgaagatgatgacaAAGATGATGCTGAAG GGCAAGCAGGTGATGCTTCTGGAAGATCAAAGCAGAGTAGAAGCGAGAAAAAAAGTCGAAAGGCTATGCTGAAGCTTGGTATGAAGCCAATACCTGGTGTTAGTCGTGTCACTGTGAAGAAGAGCAAAAAT ATATTATTTGTCATCTCAAAACCGGATGTTTTCAAGAGCCCAACCTCAGACACCTATGTCATTTTTGGAGAGGCCAAAATTGAGGACCTGAGCTCACAGTTGCAGACTCAGGCCGCGGAGCAGTTCAAGGCCCCTGATCTGAGCCATGTGATCTCAAAACCTGAGCCATCTGCCGCAGCACATGATGACGAAGAAGTTGACGAAACTGGGGTGGAGCTGAAAGACATCGAATTGGTGATGACCCAGGCTGGGGTTTCCAGGTCGAAGGCTGTCAAGGCACTCAAAGCAGCTGATGGTGATATTGTCACTGCTATCATGGAACTTACCAATTGA